The following proteins are encoded in a genomic region of Candidatus Nitrospira nitrificans:
- a CDS encoding GH36-type glycosyl hydrolase domain-containing protein — protein sequence MDTMFSPVGNRTELEEPIRAELFGAERLEQHAASLAAAQVVTDDARVGRLLTPRVLENGRVLVASYQAIARTIRDEKTITPAAEWFIDNFHIVDEQLREIIDDLPPGYYRQLPKLASGHLNNYPRVFGVAWAFVAHTDSRFDPDMLRRFVSAYQCVQPLTIGELWAVAISLRVVLVENLRRLIERIVQSRADRLEADELADSLLGTGVSAPESPATVLRRFERRPLATAFAVQLVQRLRDLDPKVRPVLRWLDERLAGQGTTADDMVHAEHQQQAATSVTVRNIITSMRLTSAFDWADFFESVSLVDKILRGDSRYAEMDFPTRDTYRHAIEDLSRGTGLSEHDVTARVVERARLAGIELHASGQPERDRLTDPGYYLISQGRRTFERELGYRVSWKRLILRWYVRAPALGYLGSLAGMTAIVLALPLWHAAEVGVTLTGLAFISLVALVPASDLAMAFLNRTVMAILGPRSLPRMALQNGVPKELRTIVVVPALLTSRQGIDELVERLEVHYLANADDDLRFALLSDWRDAPHESIPGDVELLDSAVEGIARLNKRYGPAAGSGPRFVLLHRRRAWNESEQVWMGWERKRGKLHELNQWLRGSTSTTFMSVGGQLPESIPSVRFVITLDADTRLPRGAARRLIGTMAHSLNRPRFDPRSGRVLEGYGVVQPRITPSLPGSGEGSYFQQTFSGPSGIDPYASAVSDVYQDLFREGSYTGKGIYEIDAFEAALTGKVPDNAMLSHDLFEGLFARAALATDIELFEAFPAHYEAAAARQHRWARGDWQLLPWLFGRGHTGAEPNGPVVIPPIGRWKILDNLRRTLSAPAAVLTLIVGWMLPAQSAWVWSGFVLATIAIPSLLSFVLGLYPRRSGIALRSHFRGAGRDLTLAGRQIALTVTFLMHQAWLMTDAILRTLARLAFTRRRMLEWVTAAQAEDAYTCDLAGMYRRMAGGVMLALVAAGGVVMFGRDESWAAAAPFVLLWMSAPAVARWVSLPPRLMGTEPVSPADARTLRLIARRTWRFFETFVSSEDHALPPDNFQEDPKPVVAHRTSPTNIGLYLLSTLVARDLGWLGTLDAAERLEGTLATMKRLDLFRGHFYNWYDTRTLHALDPKYVSTVDSGNLAGHLLVVGNGCRELIQQSSINDHVFAGIDDAIQLLRDALEEIPDRRQTHTVTRKQLSQAVDALAMALLSKPVDAAGWTVRLSRLTVLSHTVADMAQALGQERGDEPDGELRAWADAVRACVESHLRDAELLLPWVRFSAKDRAALFDHPSGPSPEWAVIAPFFQPVPTLAAAPERFAEALRALDHLRDQARSRPSQDRASLARIALLADAIRQAGADITGLVRRLATIAQHAEHMVHAMDFTFLFDPTRKLLSIGYRMPENSLDPSCYDLLASEARLASFIAIAKGDVPSSHWFHLGRALTPVGDGSALVSWSGSIFEYLMPALVMRFPAGSLLCRTYELIVRRQIQYGRERGVPWGVSESAYNARDLDLTYQYSSFGVPGLGLKRGLSEDVVIAPYATALAAMISPTEATQGFGRLAEAGGRGTYGFYEALDYTGTRVPEGKDAAVVRAYMSHHQGMSLVSIANVLNNGLMRNRFHAEPIVRATELLLQERTPRDVPVTRPRAEEVAAAAQVRDLIPPVMRRFTSPHEATPRTHLLSNGQYAVMLTTSGSGYSRWRDIAVTRWREDATRDCWGSYIFLHDIQTGSVWSAGYQPSGVEADDYEVSFTEERAEIIRRDNDWNTTLEVVVSSEDDAEVRRIAVTNMGARACDLQVTSYAELSLAPQAADVAHPAFANLFVQTEFVPEVGAVLATRRRRSDEEATVWVAQVVVVEGDTVGALQYETDRARFLGRGHHVRTAVSMIDGRPLSNTVGSVLDPVMSLRRTVRVPAGGTVRLVFSTIVGSTRDHVLELADKYSDPRVFERALSLAWTQARVQLHHLGIENDEAQLFQQLANAVLYSDVSLRPSSEALSRSTVDRAALWAHGISGDLPIVLACIDNADDVDIIRQLLRAHEYWRMRQLSTDVIILNEKASSYEQGLQGSLEGLVRGSRLRLCPDAGGARGSIYLLRTDLLSVQDRLLLQQVARVVLLGRRGTLAEQVSRLPRRSRVTSTNSSSPRPGRRLDVPVPERELEFFNGLGGFADEGREYVTILGEGLRTPRPWVNVVANPSFGFLVSESGSGFTWSLNSHENQLTPWSNDPVSDPSGEALYIRDDDSGEVWSPTALPIRDDPAPYVACHGQGYSRFHHGSHGVLAELLQFVPLEDPIKISRLTLQNMSGRSRRLSVTAYVEWVLGSSRSESAPYIITEIDPKTGALFARSMLGGEFAGRIAFTDLAGIHTSWTGDRTEFLGRHGTFDRPLALQAGGELSRKVGAGLDPCGALQVSIELDAGERAEIVWFLGQTAGCEQARFLLDRYRGADVNGLLREVTRRWDDLLGVVQVHTPERATDIFLNRWVLYQTLVCRVWARAAFYQLSGAYGFRDQLQDVMALSVAAPDVTREHLLRAAARQFVEGDVQHWWHPPSGRGVRTRISDDLLWLPYAVIQFLEVTGDMTVLDEIVSFLEGPALAEGQSESYFEPRVSRTSATLFEHCARALDRSLVVGSHGLPLMGTGDWNDGMSRVGQQGRGESVWLGWFLHTVLWEFAKVAAQRGERARAETWRLHVSALKAAIERDGWDGEWYRRAYFDDGTPLGSAADPECRIDSIAQTWGVISGAADPDRGARAMAAVERHLVNRQDGLIRLLTPPFDQMPRDPGYIKGYVPGVRENGGQYTHAAVWTVLAFAALGEGDKAGELFRLLNPVHRVSSRASVQRYKVEPYVVAGDVYGEPPHVGRGGWTWYSGAAGWLYRAGMEWMLGFRLRGATLSVDPCVPRHWPGYSIRFRYHSAVYDIAVENPRHVSRGVILAELDGKQIISRDNIPLVKEGEHHIRVVLG from the coding sequence ATGGATACCATGTTTTCACCTGTCGGCAATCGTACCGAGCTGGAAGAACCGATTCGCGCCGAGCTCTTCGGCGCCGAACGGCTCGAACAGCATGCGGCAAGTCTCGCGGCGGCACAGGTCGTTACTGATGATGCGCGGGTGGGACGGTTGCTTACGCCACGAGTCCTTGAGAATGGACGAGTCTTGGTGGCGTCGTATCAGGCGATCGCTCGTACGATTCGTGATGAGAAAACGATCACTCCGGCAGCCGAATGGTTCATCGACAATTTTCATATCGTCGACGAGCAACTTCGCGAAATCATCGACGATTTGCCTCCCGGGTACTACAGACAATTACCCAAACTCGCATCGGGCCACTTGAACAATTACCCACGGGTCTTTGGCGTGGCCTGGGCGTTCGTGGCTCACACCGATAGTCGTTTCGATCCCGACATGCTCCGGCGCTTTGTGTCGGCGTATCAATGTGTGCAACCGCTGACAATCGGTGAGTTGTGGGCAGTGGCGATCTCGCTGCGTGTCGTGCTGGTGGAGAACCTCCGCCGGTTGATTGAGAGGATCGTCCAGAGCCGCGCTGACAGGCTGGAAGCCGACGAACTGGCGGATAGCTTGTTGGGGACCGGGGTGTCGGCCCCCGAGTCTCCGGCCACTGTTCTCCGCCGTTTTGAGCGCAGACCATTGGCCACTGCGTTCGCCGTGCAGCTTGTTCAGCGACTCCGTGACCTGGACCCCAAGGTCCGTCCGGTGCTGCGATGGCTCGACGAACGTTTGGCCGGGCAGGGCACCACCGCCGACGACATGGTGCATGCGGAGCATCAGCAGCAGGCGGCCACGAGCGTCACGGTTCGCAACATCATTACGAGCATGCGGTTGACGTCCGCGTTTGATTGGGCGGACTTTTTCGAGAGCGTCAGTTTGGTCGACAAGATTCTGCGTGGCGATTCCCGCTATGCCGAGATGGATTTTCCCACGCGGGATACCTATCGCCATGCGATCGAGGATCTTTCCCGCGGTACGGGGTTGTCGGAACACGACGTGACCGCGCGGGTCGTGGAGCGTGCCAGGCTGGCGGGGATTGAGCTGCATGCGAGTGGGCAGCCGGAGCGGGACCGGCTCACGGACCCCGGCTATTACTTGATCTCTCAGGGCCGCCGGACATTTGAACGAGAACTCGGCTACAGGGTGTCCTGGAAACGCCTGATCCTGCGATGGTACGTCCGGGCTCCGGCTCTGGGCTATCTGGGCTCGCTAGCGGGGATGACCGCCATAGTCCTGGCGTTACCGCTATGGCATGCGGCCGAAGTAGGCGTGACACTCACGGGTCTTGCGTTCATCAGTCTCGTTGCGCTCGTGCCGGCCTCGGACCTTGCCATGGCGTTTCTCAATCGTACGGTCATGGCGATTCTCGGACCCCGGTCATTGCCTCGGATGGCATTGCAGAACGGCGTTCCTAAAGAATTGCGCACGATTGTGGTGGTCCCCGCCTTGCTGACGAGCCGGCAGGGCATCGATGAGCTGGTCGAGCGATTGGAAGTTCACTATCTCGCGAATGCGGATGACGATCTGCGGTTTGCCTTGCTCTCCGACTGGAGAGATGCCCCACACGAAAGTATTCCGGGTGACGTCGAACTGCTGGACAGCGCGGTGGAGGGGATTGCGCGGCTGAATAAGCGGTACGGTCCCGCGGCGGGGAGCGGTCCGCGGTTTGTGCTGTTGCATCGCCGGCGCGCCTGGAACGAATCGGAGCAGGTGTGGATGGGATGGGAACGGAAACGAGGCAAACTGCATGAGTTGAATCAATGGCTGCGCGGCTCGACGAGCACGACGTTCATGTCCGTCGGCGGGCAGCTCCCCGAGTCGATCCCATCGGTCCGGTTCGTCATCACATTGGATGCGGACACGCGGTTACCGCGCGGAGCGGCGCGCCGGTTGATCGGCACCATGGCTCACTCTCTGAACCGGCCCCGATTCGATCCGCGCTCCGGGCGCGTGCTTGAAGGGTATGGGGTCGTACAGCCGCGGATAACCCCGTCGCTTCCGGGCAGCGGCGAGGGCTCGTATTTCCAACAGACGTTTTCCGGGCCCAGTGGGATCGATCCCTACGCATCGGCCGTGTCGGATGTGTACCAGGACTTGTTTCGGGAAGGGTCCTACACGGGCAAAGGCATTTATGAGATCGACGCATTCGAGGCGGCGCTGACAGGCAAGGTGCCGGACAATGCGATGCTCAGTCACGATCTCTTCGAAGGGCTGTTCGCGCGCGCGGCATTGGCGACCGACATTGAGCTGTTCGAGGCGTTTCCCGCTCACTATGAAGCGGCGGCAGCCAGGCAGCATCGATGGGCGCGTGGCGATTGGCAGTTGCTGCCATGGCTGTTCGGGCGAGGGCATACCGGGGCTGAACCGAATGGTCCAGTGGTGATCCCCCCCATCGGCCGGTGGAAGATCCTCGACAATCTCCGCCGTACCCTCTCGGCTCCCGCGGCGGTTCTGACACTGATCGTCGGATGGATGCTACCGGCCCAATCCGCCTGGGTCTGGTCCGGGTTCGTTCTCGCCACCATCGCGATTCCCTCGTTGCTGTCCTTCGTGCTCGGGCTCTACCCGCGCCGATCCGGGATTGCCTTGCGAAGCCATTTCCGTGGAGCCGGCAGAGACCTCACGTTGGCCGGGAGGCAGATTGCGTTGACCGTCACGTTCCTCATGCATCAGGCATGGCTTATGACGGATGCGATTCTTCGTACGCTCGCTCGGCTCGCCTTTACGCGCCGGCGGATGTTGGAGTGGGTGACCGCGGCTCAAGCCGAGGATGCCTACACGTGCGACTTGGCTGGGATGTATCGTCGCATGGCCGGCGGGGTGATGCTCGCCCTCGTGGCAGCTGGTGGGGTGGTCATGTTTGGACGAGATGAGTCCTGGGCCGCCGCCGCTCCGTTCGTATTGCTCTGGATGTCGGCCCCTGCCGTGGCCCGGTGGGTCAGTCTTCCGCCTCGACTCATGGGAACCGAACCGGTTTCTCCGGCCGATGCGCGGACACTCCGACTGATTGCGCGCCGGACCTGGCGATTTTTCGAAACCTTCGTATCTTCGGAAGACCATGCGCTGCCGCCTGATAATTTTCAAGAAGATCCGAAACCTGTCGTCGCCCACCGGACCTCGCCGACCAACATCGGGCTCTACCTGCTCTCGACTCTGGTCGCCCGTGATCTCGGATGGCTGGGGACCCTCGATGCTGCCGAGCGACTGGAAGGCACACTGGCGACCATGAAGCGTCTCGATCTGTTTCGTGGGCATTTCTACAATTGGTACGACACGCGTACCCTGCATGCGCTGGATCCCAAGTATGTGTCCACCGTCGACAGCGGAAACCTCGCGGGCCATTTATTAGTCGTCGGCAACGGATGCCGCGAGTTGATTCAGCAATCTTCCATCAACGACCATGTTTTTGCCGGGATCGATGATGCCATTCAACTGTTACGTGATGCGCTGGAGGAGATTCCAGATCGGCGACAGACCCACACGGTGACCAGGAAGCAGCTGAGCCAAGCCGTCGATGCGTTGGCCATGGCGCTCTTGTCGAAGCCGGTTGATGCTGCGGGTTGGACTGTCAGGCTTAGCCGGCTCACGGTCTTGTCTCATACCGTTGCGGATATGGCTCAGGCACTGGGACAGGAGCGCGGTGATGAGCCCGATGGGGAATTGCGCGCGTGGGCCGATGCAGTCCGGGCCTGCGTGGAAAGCCATCTCCGGGACGCGGAATTGTTGCTTCCCTGGGTGCGCTTCAGCGCGAAAGATCGGGCGGCGCTGTTCGACCATCCGTCGGGGCCATCGCCGGAGTGGGCGGTGATTGCGCCGTTCTTTCAACCCGTTCCCACGCTGGCGGCTGCCCCTGAGCGGTTTGCGGAAGCGCTTCGCGCGCTCGATCATTTGCGTGACCAGGCGAGGAGTCGTCCCTCGCAGGATCGGGCCAGCTTGGCGAGAATCGCCCTTCTGGCTGATGCCATACGGCAAGCGGGTGCGGACATCACGGGCTTGGTCCGCCGTCTGGCGACGATCGCGCAGCATGCGGAGCACATGGTTCACGCCATGGATTTCACATTTCTTTTCGATCCCACCCGCAAGCTGTTGTCCATCGGCTATCGCATGCCGGAGAACAGCCTGGACCCCAGTTGTTACGACTTGCTGGCATCGGAAGCCAGGCTGGCGAGCTTTATCGCCATCGCCAAGGGCGACGTGCCGTCATCGCATTGGTTTCACCTGGGCCGCGCCCTGACACCAGTGGGAGACGGTTCGGCGCTCGTATCCTGGTCGGGCTCCATCTTTGAATACCTCATGCCGGCGTTGGTGATGCGTTTCCCGGCAGGCAGCTTGCTGTGCCGGACGTATGAGTTGATCGTCCGTCGGCAGATTCAATATGGGAGAGAGCGAGGCGTGCCCTGGGGTGTTTCAGAGTCGGCCTATAATGCGCGTGATCTCGATTTGACGTACCAGTATTCCAGCTTTGGCGTGCCGGGCCTGGGGCTCAAGCGAGGCCTCAGTGAGGATGTGGTCATCGCGCCCTATGCCACAGCCCTTGCGGCGATGATCAGTCCTACGGAAGCCACGCAAGGCTTCGGGCGCCTCGCCGAGGCCGGAGGGAGAGGAACCTACGGATTCTATGAAGCGCTGGATTACACAGGGACACGAGTGCCGGAAGGAAAAGACGCGGCCGTCGTGCGGGCCTATATGTCGCATCATCAGGGCATGTCGTTGGTCTCGATCGCGAATGTCTTGAACAATGGACTGATGAGGAACCGTTTTCATGCCGAGCCGATCGTCCGAGCTACTGAACTGTTGCTCCAGGAACGGACTCCGCGCGATGTGCCGGTCACACGCCCGCGCGCGGAAGAAGTCGCTGCCGCGGCGCAAGTCCGCGACCTCATACCACCGGTCATGCGGCGATTCACCTCGCCGCATGAGGCGACACCGCGGACGCATCTGTTGTCCAACGGGCAATATGCGGTCATGCTGACGACATCCGGGTCTGGATACAGCCGGTGGCGGGATATCGCGGTGACGCGCTGGCGCGAGGATGCGACGCGGGACTGCTGGGGTTCTTATATTTTTCTGCACGATATCCAAACCGGATCTGTCTGGTCGGCCGGTTATCAGCCCAGCGGCGTCGAGGCCGATGACTATGAAGTGTCTTTTACCGAAGAGCGGGCTGAAATTATCCGGCGGGACAACGACTGGAACACGACGCTCGAGGTCGTGGTGTCGTCCGAGGATGATGCCGAAGTGCGGCGCATTGCGGTCACCAACATGGGAGCGCGCGCATGCGATCTACAAGTGACCTCCTATGCCGAGCTGTCCCTGGCTCCACAGGCTGCCGATGTGGCCCATCCGGCTTTTGCGAATTTGTTCGTGCAAACCGAATTCGTGCCGGAGGTCGGCGCGGTACTCGCGACGCGTCGAAGGCGGTCGGATGAAGAAGCGACGGTGTGGGTGGCCCAGGTGGTGGTGGTCGAAGGAGACACCGTGGGCGCCCTGCAATATGAAACGGATCGCGCGCGGTTTCTTGGACGAGGGCACCATGTCCGCACGGCGGTCTCGATGATCGATGGGCGGCCGCTTTCGAATACCGTCGGATCCGTGCTTGACCCGGTGATGAGCTTGCGCCGTACGGTGCGGGTGCCGGCAGGCGGGACCGTACGCCTGGTGTTTTCAACCATTGTCGGCTCTACCCGCGATCACGTGTTGGAGTTGGCCGACAAGTACAGCGACCCGAGAGTATTTGAGCGTGCCCTGTCGCTGGCCTGGACGCAAGCGCGGGTGCAACTGCATCACCTCGGTATCGAAAACGACGAGGCGCAACTGTTCCAGCAACTCGCCAATGCCGTGCTGTATTCCGACGTCTCGCTGCGACCATCCTCTGAAGCGCTGAGTCGGAGTACGGTGGACCGCGCGGCGCTGTGGGCGCATGGTATCTCAGGCGATCTGCCTATTGTGTTGGCTTGCATCGACAACGCGGATGATGTCGACATCATCCGGCAATTGCTCCGAGCGCATGAATACTGGCGGATGAGACAGTTATCGACCGATGTGATCATCCTGAATGAGAAGGCTTCGTCGTATGAACAGGGATTGCAGGGTTCGTTGGAAGGGCTTGTGCGGGGCAGTCGGCTGCGGCTCTGCCCGGATGCCGGAGGGGCGCGGGGAAGTATATATCTTCTGCGGACCGACTTGCTCTCCGTACAGGATCGGCTCCTGCTGCAGCAGGTTGCTCGGGTCGTCCTACTCGGCCGGCGCGGCACGTTGGCGGAGCAGGTCTCTCGCCTGCCGCGCAGGAGCCGTGTGACGTCGACGAACTCGTCTTCACCACGACCGGGCAGACGCCTGGATGTGCCGGTGCCTGAGCGTGAACTCGAATTCTTCAACGGCTTGGGCGGCTTCGCAGATGAGGGACGCGAATATGTCACGATTCTCGGCGAAGGACTTCGGACACCACGGCCCTGGGTCAACGTCGTCGCAAACCCGTCGTTTGGATTTCTCGTGTCGGAGTCCGGCTCCGGGTTTACTTGGTCGCTGAACAGTCACGAGAATCAGCTGACGCCTTGGTCGAACGATCCGGTGTCTGATCCGTCGGGGGAGGCGCTCTATATTCGCGATGACGATTCCGGAGAGGTTTGGAGCCCGACGGCGCTGCCGATTCGCGATGATCCGGCACCCTATGTCGCGTGTCACGGACAGGGCTATAGCCGCTTCCATCATGGTTCGCATGGTGTCCTGGCCGAATTGCTGCAATTCGTGCCGCTTGAAGATCCAATCAAGATCTCTCGATTGACACTGCAGAATATGTCCGGCCGATCGAGACGTCTTTCAGTGACGGCCTATGTGGAGTGGGTGCTCGGGAGTTCCCGCAGTGAGTCCGCACCCTATATTATCACCGAGATCGATCCGAAGACCGGGGCGCTTTTTGCGCGCAGCATGCTCGGCGGCGAGTTCGCCGGACGCATCGCGTTTACCGATCTTGCCGGAATCCATACGTCGTGGACCGGTGATCGGACGGAATTTCTCGGTCGTCACGGGACGTTCGATCGTCCCTTGGCTTTGCAAGCAGGAGGAGAACTGTCCCGAAAGGTCGGCGCGGGGCTCGATCCTTGCGGGGCGCTTCAAGTGTCGATTGAGTTGGATGCAGGCGAACGCGCCGAAATCGTGTGGTTTCTTGGTCAGACAGCGGGGTGTGAGCAGGCTCGTTTCCTGCTCGATCGCTATCGTGGGGCGGACGTGAACGGGCTCTTGCGAGAGGTCACCCGCCGATGGGACGACCTCTTGGGTGTCGTACAGGTCCATACGCCGGAGCGCGCGACGGATATCTTCTTGAATCGATGGGTGCTCTATCAAACGCTGGTGTGCCGCGTCTGGGCACGCGCGGCGTTCTATCAGTTGAGCGGGGCCTATGGGTTCCGGGATCAACTTCAAGATGTCATGGCCCTGAGTGTGGCGGCACCCGATGTCACGCGCGAGCATCTGCTGCGGGCGGCCGCGCGGCAGTTTGTCGAGGGCGACGTCCAGCATTGGTGGCATCCTCCGTCCGGACGCGGTGTGCGTACCCGCATTTCCGACGATCTGCTGTGGTTGCCGTACGCGGTGATCCAATTTCTTGAAGTGACCGGCGATATGACCGTGCTGGACGAAATAGTATCCTTTCTGGAAGGACCGGCATTGGCTGAGGGGCAATCTGAATCCTACTTTGAGCCGCGTGTGTCCCGGACGAGCGCCACCCTCTTTGAACATTGTGCGCGTGCGTTGGATCGGAGTCTGGTCGTCGGCAGTCATGGCCTTCCGCTCATGGGTACCGGAGACTGGAATGACGGGATGAGTCGTGTGGGCCAGCAGGGCAGAGGGGAGAGTGTCTGGCTCGGGTGGTTTTTGCACACGGTGCTCTGGGAGTTCGCGAAGGTGGCGGCTCAGCGCGGGGAGCGTGCTCGCGCCGAAACGTGGCGGCTGCATGTGAGTGCGTTGAAGGCCGCGATCGAGCGAGATGGGTGGGACGGGGAGTGGTATCGTCGCGCGTACTTCGATGACGGGACGCCGCTCGGTTCCGCTGCAGACCCGGAATGTCGCATCGATTCCATTGCTCAGACCTGGGGAGTGATCAGCGGCGCGGCGGATCCGGACCGCGGCGCGCGCGCCATGGCCGCGGTGGAACGGCATCTTGTGAACCGGCAGGATGGGCTGATCCGTCTGTTGACACCACCCTTTGATCAGATGCCGAGGGATCCCGGCTATATCAAGGGCTATGTCCCCGGCGTCCGAGAAAACGGCGGTCAGTATACCCACGCGGCGGTCTGGACCGTGCTGGCTTTCGCGGCATTGGGTGAAGGTGACAAGGCCGGCGAGTTGTTTCGTCTGTTGAATCCTGTTCATCGGGTTTCCTCGCGAGCGAGCGTCCAGCGCTACAAAGTCGAGCCTTACGTCGTCGCCGGCGACGTGTACGGCGAGCCCCCGCATGTAGGACGTGGGGGATGGACCTGGTACAGCGGGGCGGCGGGTTGGCTCTACCGGGCCGGTATGGAATGGATGCTCGGTTTCCGCTTGCGCGGCGCCACGCTCTCCGTCGATCCTTGTGTTCCGCGCCACTGGCCGGGGTACTCGATTCGTTTCCGGTATCATTCGGCGGTCTATGACATCGCGGTGGAAAACCCGCGCCATGTGAGCCGCGGCGTGATACTGGCGGAGCTTGATGGAAAGCAAATAATCAGCCGCGACAATATCCCTCTCGTCAAGGAAGGCGAGCACCACATTCGCGTTGTGCTCGGATGA
- the nuoI gene encoding NADH-quinone oxidoreductase subunit NuoI — protein MRLNERWARQYRGFTAWIKLITFYELAVGMKSTMSHLIHYKPITLQYPHEKRILPDNYRGMLALLRYDDGTEKCVGCDLCEAACPSRVIAVVSAEVPDEPTKRYAREYWMDMTRCLFCGLCVQACPVDALAMTKEYEWAVYDKRDLLLNKQQLLAIGDRTFQTREKRLEFQHPNLAVFNVASSNHPAKAC, from the coding sequence ATGAGGCTGAATGAGAGATGGGCAAGACAGTATCGTGGATTCACGGCTTGGATCAAGCTGATCACCTTCTATGAGCTTGCTGTGGGGATGAAGTCGACGATGAGCCATCTCATTCACTACAAGCCGATCACGTTGCAGTATCCGCATGAGAAGCGGATTCTGCCTGACAATTATCGCGGCATGTTGGCCTTGCTACGGTATGACGACGGGACCGAGAAGTGCGTCGGGTGCGATCTCTGCGAGGCCGCCTGTCCCTCTCGCGTCATTGCCGTGGTGAGCGCCGAAGTGCCGGATGAGCCGACGAAGCGATACGCGCGAGAGTATTGGATGGACATGACGCGTTGCTTGTTTTGTGGCCTCTGTGTGCAAGCCTGTCCGGTCGATGCTCTTGCGATGACGAAGGAATACGAGTGGGCGGTATACGACAAGCGGGACTTGCTCCTCAATAAGCAGCAACTATTGGCGATCGGAGATCGCACGTTTCAGACACGCGAGAAACGGCTGGAGTTCCAACATCCGAATCTGGCGGTCTTCAATGTCGCCTCATCGAACCATCCAGCCAAGGCGTGCTAG
- a CDS encoding MlaC/ttg2D family ABC transporter substrate-binding protein — MSQISNRAAGKEFNRSQTSLGMIWWVMASMAVLLIGTAAASAEQTATESVKSTIDEVIHILNSEELNQPGRSVERRRKIEHVIRQRVSYEDMARRALGQPWIELTDTERQEFVALFVQLLRDTFAGRIDNYTDEQVLYLSEQHEENCAEVRLKLSGRKVDTSLDFRLADRVGHWHVYDVVIDGAGIVSNYHAQFASIIRTHSYAGLVNKMKEKTLVVKAFETTTAP, encoded by the coding sequence ATGAGCCAGATATCCAACCGTGCCGCTGGTAAGGAATTCAATCGGTCCCAAACGAGTCTCGGCATGATCTGGTGGGTGATGGCGAGCATGGCTGTGCTGCTGATCGGGACCGCCGCGGCTTCAGCTGAACAGACCGCCACGGAATCGGTGAAAAGTACGATCGATGAGGTGATCCATATTCTCAACAGTGAAGAGTTGAATCAACCGGGCCGCTCGGTGGAACGACGCCGGAAGATTGAGCACGTGATCAGGCAGCGTGTCAGCTATGAAGATATGGCCAGACGGGCTCTGGGCCAGCCGTGGATAGAACTGACGGACACCGAGCGGCAGGAGTTTGTTGCCCTCTTTGTTCAGTTGCTCCGAGACACGTTTGCCGGTCGAATTGATAATTATACCGACGAGCAGGTGCTCTACCTGTCTGAACAGCACGAAGAGAACTGTGCCGAGGTGAGATTGAAGCTATCGGGCCGCAAGGTGGACACCAGTCTGGATTTTCGCTTAGCCGATAGGGTCGGCCATTGGCATGTGTACGATGTGGTCATTGACGGCGCCGGCATCGTGAGCAATTACCATGCGCAGTTCGCCAGCATTATCCGCACCCACTCCTACGCCGGTTTGGTAAACAAGATGAAAGAGAAGACCCTCGTGGTAAAAGCGTTTGAAACGACGACGGCTCCATAG
- a CDS encoding Crp/Fnr family transcriptional regulator translates to MVRIRTPFNLDTFLSKADKGVTILSSSKKQIIFSQGDATDVVFYLQTGKVKVTVISEQGKEAVVAILERGAFLGESCLVGQTVRTATATTMEDSRILRIEKATMLRMFQEQPRFSEAFMSYLLTHSIRVQEDLVDQLFNSSEKRLARALLLLAHFGKENKPETVIAKISQETLAEMIGTTRSRVSFFMNKFRKLGFIDYKGGSRRNGVLHVNSSLLNVVLHD, encoded by the coding sequence ATGGTACGCATACGAACGCCGTTCAATCTGGACACATTTCTGAGTAAGGCCGACAAAGGCGTGACGATTCTCTCGTCTTCCAAGAAGCAGATTATCTTTTCACAAGGGGATGCGACCGATGTGGTGTTTTATCTCCAGACGGGAAAGGTGAAAGTGACCGTGATCTCGGAACAGGGCAAGGAAGCCGTCGTGGCGATTCTTGAGCGGGGCGCTTTTTTAGGAGAATCCTGCCTCGTGGGCCAGACGGTCCGTACGGCAACCGCGACCACCATGGAAGACTCCCGCATTCTCCGCATCGAGAAAGCCACGATGCTCCGCATGTTTCAGGAGCAACCCAGATTTTCCGAGGCCTTTATGTCCTATTTGCTGACACACTCGATCCGAGTCCAAGAGGATTTGGTGGATCAACTGTTTAATTCCAGCGAGAAGCGGCTGGCGCGGGCGCTGCTGTTGCTGGCCCACTTTGGGAAGGAAAACAAGCCGGAGACGGTCATTGCGAAGATCAGTCAGGAGACGTTGGCCGAAATGATCGGCACTACCCGTTCGCGCGTCAGTTTCTTTATGAATAAGTTCCGCAAGTTGGGGTTCATTGATTATAAAGGCGGGTCGCGCCGGAACGGCGTATTGCACGTGAATAGTTCTCTTCTCAATGTTGTGCTCCACGACTAG